The following proteins are co-located in the Luteolibacter rhizosphaerae genome:
- a CDS encoding PEP-CTERM sorting domain-containing protein (PEP-CTERM proteins occur, often in large numbers, in the proteomes of bacteria that also encode an exosortase, a predicted intramembrane cysteine proteinase. The presence of a PEP-CTERM domain at a protein's C-terminus predicts cleavage within the sorting domain, followed by covalent anchoring to some some component of the (usually Gram-negative) cell surface. Many PEP-CTERM proteins exhibit an unusual sequence composition that includes large numbers of potential glycosylation sites. Expression of one such protein has been shown restore the ability of a bacterium to form floc, a type of biofilm.) has product MTLPPLGVAILASALLLPSGATAAVSAFLNRAAFETTVSFQQSWDFENLETGTQHIQVSDPGGSITIPFALANPLPASAVPPATTLSGTVIYFNPQGAKAFEFTPQVSAFGISIIWSPTQNPDGVGLELFDSNGGLLATVTTNVADSLSGPFTTSAGDTYEGFLGFTSDTPVSSIRFNHLEGSIMFDNPAWTSVPEPSQAALLSAGLIGFLMRRRR; this is encoded by the coding sequence ATGACGCTCCCCCCTCTTGGTGTCGCAATTCTCGCGTCCGCTTTGCTCCTTCCGTCTGGAGCAACGGCCGCAGTCTCAGCGTTCCTCAATCGCGCAGCATTTGAAACCACTGTCTCCTTCCAACAATCTTGGGACTTCGAAAACTTGGAGACCGGCACCCAACACATCCAGGTCTCCGATCCGGGTGGTTCGATCACGATTCCATTTGCGTTGGCCAATCCTCTCCCCGCGTCCGCAGTTCCACCGGCGACGACCCTATCCGGCACCGTCATTTACTTCAATCCTCAGGGGGCGAAAGCCTTCGAGTTCACCCCCCAAGTCTCCGCATTTGGCATTTCGATCATCTGGTCTCCAACTCAGAATCCCGACGGAGTCGGACTCGAGCTCTTCGACTCGAACGGAGGGCTCTTGGCAACCGTTACGACGAACGTAGCGGACTCTCTCAGCGGGCCGTTTACCACGAGTGCCGGAGATACCTACGAAGGCTTCCTAGGCTTCACTTCGGACACCCCCGTTTCCTCGATCCGATTCAACCATCTCGAAGGCTCGATAATGTTCGACAACCCCGCTTGGACATCCGTTCCAGAACCGTCGCAAGCGGCTTTGCTTTCGGCCGGTCTAATCGGGTTTTTGATGCGTCGCCGCAGGTAG
- a CDS encoding DUF4112 domain-containing protein, translating to MRNITPGQIDKDEAKTGDNERSTSGFVASLMDDFIRIPGTDIRIGLDPILGLFPGLGDTVASLVGLAIINEAGRRGVSRKILIAMALNILANAAVGSVPVVGDLFSVWFKSNRRNHDLLQKAISAQMSPAEREKAIRHAGSFAILLIGGVILGVVLIIIGCLALLKLIIDWMSA from the coding sequence ATGAGAAACATCACTCCAGGCCAAATTGACAAGGATGAAGCCAAGACGGGCGACAACGAGCGCTCCACCTCTGGATTTGTCGCATCCCTGATGGACGATTTCATCAGGATTCCGGGGACCGACATCAGGATCGGCCTAGACCCGATCTTGGGACTTTTTCCGGGTCTGGGAGATACGGTCGCCTCGCTTGTAGGCCTAGCCATTATCAATGAAGCCGGTCGGCGGGGCGTCTCCCGGAAGATTCTGATCGCGATGGCACTCAACATTCTCGCGAATGCGGCAGTTGGTTCTGTTCCGGTGGTTGGCGACCTCTTTTCGGTCTGGTTCAAATCCAACCGCAGGAATCACGACCTGCTCCAGAAAGCCATATCAGCCCAAATGTCGCCTGCCGAGCGCGAGAAGGCTATTCGACACGCAGGCAGCTTCGCGATTCTCCTGATTGGTGGGGTGATTCTTGGAGTCGTCCTCATCATCATTGGCTGCCTCGCGCTGTTAAAGCTGATCATTGACTGGATGTCTGCCTGA